Proteins encoded in a region of the Syntrophorhabdaceae bacterium genome:
- a CDS encoding flagellar hook capping FlgD N-terminal domain-containing protein, translating to MSVASTAATNTSVANTATGMKSGTIDKEAFLSLLVTQLKYQDPLNPQDPSEFVSELAQFSTLEQLTNMSSSLDSLATKTTSAQWISAIGKRVNAPSSTLSPGDEVVISPQSDYDTVTLKLKDSSTGEVTTKTLYKGESLTYTNDGDSTYAIAAQATKNGTAVSAVVTVLKKIAGVSMSDTGNTLVFNDGSTMDATGATVITE from the coding sequence ATGTCAGTAGCAAGCACCGCAGCAACCAATACGAGCGTAGCGAACACCGCTACAGGTATGAAGTCGGGGACCATCGATAAAGAGGCGTTCCTGAGCCTGCTCGTGACCCAGCTCAAGTACCAGGACCCGCTCAATCCCCAGGACCCGAGCGAGTTCGTAAGTGAGCTCGCCCAGTTCTCCACCCTGGAGCAATTGACCAACATGTCGTCTTCCCTGGATTCATTGGCCACAAAGACCACGTCCGCCCAATGGATTTCAGCCATCGGGAAACGGGTCAATGCACCGAGCTCCACCCTCTCGCCCGGAGACGAGGTGGTAATATCGCCTCAGAGCGATTATGACACGGTAACCCTGAAGCTCAAGGATAGCTCCACGGGAGAGGTGACCACAAAGACTTTATACAAGGGCGAATCCCTCACCTACACGAACGACGGAGACAGCACGTACGCCATTGCGGCTCAGGCGACCAAGAATGGGACCGCCGTATCCGCAGTCGTGACGGTACTCAAGAAGATAGCCGGCGTCAGCATGAGCGACACGGGCAACACCCTGGTCTTCAACGACGGCTCGACCATGGACGCCACCGGCGCAACAGTCATCACGGAATGA
- a CDS encoding flagellar hook protein FlgE, with the protein MLSSLYSGISGLLTNSESINVIGNNIANVNTVGFKAQRTSFQDMLYQSIESASGTSQVGRGAILASIETSFAQGSFESTSSATDLAIGGTGFFMVKAANNGTVYYTRSGNFNFDADGNLTNSAGYILQGKVIDRATNAPYGVDTDINVSSQPSQPKSSGMIGMALNLQSTAVWKGTLVQPTAGPVSSIALSNLKYPRTGAYSATTTTRTAAGTGTNDITVPAGGMTGTLTINGTSIDLAAYNAGAGVQNIGDLVLAVNATAVNVTASASGNKLVLTADAAGNDVIVSTAGVTGGNIGWTSSDIAGAGLFGYTMNVSIDGTSTYTANIAATAGVSTNWAGSGLDISSTAMAAGTSSFAVNGFSPTTQSATVTPSTTSNYSSSVTVYDSLGQGHVVTVYFRKSYETTSPQTSVWEWHACLSASDSATGADTQVATGNLTFNDSGVLTAGGDPIPVNFNFSQGASANQMIDLVFGPGSGGGTTTQYPIASTTNFQTQDGYAPGTLTSLSVSSDGVLSGHYSNGQILDLYQLTLASFSNPQGLTREGGNLFTATVDSGVAYTNTPGAGGLGNINANSLEQSNVDLATEFVKMIVAQRGYQASSKVITTTDEMLQELMSIKR; encoded by the coding sequence ATGTTAAGTTCATTGTATTCAGGCATCAGCGGTCTTCTCACCAACAGCGAATCGATCAACGTCATCGGGAACAACATAGCGAACGTGAATACCGTCGGCTTCAAGGCGCAGAGGACCTCTTTCCAGGATATGCTCTATCAATCGATAGAGAGCGCCTCGGGCACGAGCCAGGTGGGCAGGGGCGCAATCCTTGCCTCTATCGAAACGTCATTTGCCCAGGGATCTTTCGAAAGCACCAGTTCTGCCACCGACCTCGCCATCGGAGGCACAGGGTTCTTCATGGTAAAAGCGGCAAATAACGGGACCGTGTATTATACGAGGTCGGGGAATTTCAACTTCGATGCCGACGGGAATCTCACCAACTCGGCCGGTTATATTCTTCAGGGAAAGGTGATCGACCGGGCAACCAATGCCCCCTACGGCGTGGATACGGACATCAACGTCTCCTCCCAGCCGAGCCAGCCCAAGTCGTCGGGCATGATCGGCATGGCCCTGAACCTTCAATCGACGGCCGTATGGAAAGGCACCCTGGTCCAGCCGACCGCAGGCCCTGTCAGCTCCATCGCGTTGAGCAACCTGAAGTATCCCAGGACGGGGGCGTATAGCGCCACCACCACGACCAGAACCGCGGCAGGGACCGGAACGAACGATATCACGGTTCCCGCGGGCGGAATGACCGGCACCCTCACGATCAACGGCACGTCCATCGATCTGGCGGCTTATAATGCGGGAGCAGGGGTGCAGAATATCGGCGATCTCGTCCTCGCCGTCAATGCGACGGCGGTCAATGTGACTGCCTCCGCAAGTGGAAATAAGCTTGTTCTCACCGCGGACGCCGCGGGGAACGATGTCATTGTCAGCACGGCCGGGGTCACGGGAGGAAACATCGGATGGACCTCCTCGGATATCGCAGGCGCGGGACTTTTCGGATACACCATGAATGTCTCTATTGACGGAACCTCCACCTACACGGCAAACATCGCCGCTACGGCCGGAGTCTCGACAAACTGGGCGGGATCGGGCCTCGATATCTCCTCGACCGCAATGGCCGCCGGCACCTCATCCTTCGCGGTGAATGGGTTCAGCCCCACGACCCAGTCGGCAACGGTCACCCCGAGCACCACGTCCAACTACTCCTCGTCGGTCACGGTCTATGACTCTCTGGGTCAGGGGCACGTGGTAACGGTCTATTTCAGGAAATCCTACGAGACGACCTCCCCTCAGACCAGTGTCTGGGAATGGCACGCATGCCTCAGTGCGAGCGACTCGGCCACAGGGGCAGATACACAGGTGGCGACCGGAAATCTCACGTTCAATGATTCAGGCGTGCTCACCGCGGGCGGCGACCCTATACCGGTAAATTTTAACTTCTCCCAGGGCGCGAGCGCCAATCAGATGATCGACCTCGTCTTTGGCCCGGGCTCGGGGGGAGGCACGACGACCCAGTACCCCATTGCCTCGACCACCAACTTTCAGACCCAGGATGGTTATGCGCCTGGAACATTGACCAGCCTGAGCGTCAGTTCCGACGGCGTACTGTCCGGCCACTATTCGAACGGACAGATCCTCGACCTCTACCAGCTCACTCTCGCGAGCTTTAGTAATCCCCAGGGGCTGACAAGGGAGGGCGGCAACCTCTTTACCGCGACCGTCGATTCCGGCGTAGCCTATACGAATACGCCGGGCGCGGGAGGCCTCGGTAACATCAATGCCAACTCACTCGAACAGTCGAATGTCGACCTCGCCACGGAATTCGTGAAAATGATCGTAGCCCAGAGGGGATACCAGGCAAGCTCCAAGGTCATCACCACGACCGATGAAATGCTGCAGGAGCTCATGTCGATCAAGAGATAA
- a CDS encoding flagellar basal body-associated FliL family protein, with translation MSDETNEEIAVEEEEQPVKKKGKLMLFLLIILVVLGLGGGTGYYFYGHKIMKMLPGRSAASGTVEKEKVKEKEKEHSKKQIPGYIVALEPFIFNVAGNPSKFAKVSIGIEVKDAKIAEETKKILPAIRDKVLLVLGTKPAEAFLDVSQRETVKAELQDKVGSLFKESSELSAVYITDIIIQ, from the coding sequence ATGTCGGATGAAACCAATGAAGAAATAGCGGTAGAGGAAGAGGAACAACCGGTAAAAAAGAAGGGCAAGCTCATGTTGTTCCTGCTCATCATCCTCGTCGTCCTCGGTCTCGGAGGAGGCACCGGGTACTACTTTTACGGTCATAAGATCATGAAGATGCTTCCGGGCAGGTCCGCTGCTTCGGGTACCGTGGAAAAAGAGAAGGTAAAAGAAAAGGAAAAGGAGCATTCGAAAAAACAGATTCCCGGATATATTGTGGCCCTGGAGCCTTTCATTTTCAATGTCGCCGGCAACCCATCCAAATTTGCGAAAGTTTCAATCGGCATCGAGGTAAAAGACGCGAAGATCGCGGAAGAGACCAAGAAGATCCTGCCCGCGATCCGGGACAAAGTGCTTCTCGTTCTCGGAACAAAGCCCGCGGAAGCTTTCCTCGACGTGAGTCAGAGGGAGACGGTGAAGGCCGAGCTCCAGGATAAGGTGGGAAGTCTTTTCAAGGAAAGCAGCGAGCTCAGCGCCGTCTACATAACCGATATCATCATCCAGTAA